The following proteins come from a genomic window of Denitromonas sp.:
- a CDS encoding arylesterase, producing the protein MSTTLAQAATVLVLGDSLSAGFGLRAEQAWPAHLQRKLDALPGKHTVINASVSGETTAGGRARLPQAMAAHAPDVVVIELGANDGLRGLPVQLMRDNLLAMVDTAEAAGAKVVLVGMRLPPNYGPVYTRLFQNTFAEVAKARDLAFVPFLLDGFAEDRRLFQADGVHPTAEAQPQILETVWPALKPLLPTAVSRR; encoded by the coding sequence ATGAGTACCACATTGGCGCAAGCCGCGACGGTGCTGGTACTGGGCGACAGCCTGTCGGCCGGTTTCGGCCTGCGTGCAGAGCAGGCCTGGCCCGCTCACCTGCAGCGCAAGCTCGATGCCTTGCCGGGCAAGCATACCGTGATCAACGCCAGCGTGAGTGGCGAGACCACCGCAGGCGGCCGGGCGCGCCTGCCGCAGGCGATGGCGGCGCATGCGCCGGACGTGGTGGTCATCGAGCTGGGGGCCAACGACGGCCTGCGCGGGTTGCCCGTCCAGCTGATGCGAGACAATCTGCTGGCAATGGTCGATACGGCCGAGGCCGCTGGCGCCAAGGTGGTGCTGGTGGGGATGCGCCTGCCGCCGAACTACGGGCCGGTGTATACGCGGCTGTTCCAGAACACCTTTGCCGAGGTGGCCAAGGCGCGCGACCTGGCGTTTGTGCCCTTCCTGCTCGACGGGTTTGCAGAAGACCGCCGCTTGTTTCAGGCGGACGGGGTGCATCCGACGGCGGAAGCGCAACCGCAGATTCTGGAGACGGTGTGGCCGGCGCTCAAGCCGCTGCTGCCGACGGCGGTATCGCGGCGTTGA
- the selD gene encoding selenide, water dikinase SelD, protein MTAVRLTEFSHGGGCGCKIAPAVLSDILARSPIGVMPPELLVGNASSDDAAVYRLNDQQAIVATTDFFTPIVDDPTDFGRIAATNAISDIYAMGATPIMALAIVGMPLDKLAPEVIGQILEGGASVCREAGIPIAGGHSIDVLEPIYGLVALGIVHPDRVLRNDTARAGDVLILGKPLGVGVLSAALKKGQLDADGYACMIDTTTRLNTPGPTLAQIDGVHAVTDVTGFGLAGHLLEMCRGSGLAADVAFGDIPLIDAAVGFAQAGVVTGASRRNWAGYGSDVRLGDGLGAWQQALLTDPQTSGGLLVACDPASVDQVLAVFRTQGFGSAAVIGQMNAGTPTVQVR, encoded by the coding sequence ATGACTGCTGTTCGTTTGACCGAATTTTCCCACGGCGGTGGCTGCGGCTGCAAAATTGCGCCCGCCGTGCTGTCCGACATCCTCGCGCGCTCGCCGATCGGTGTCATGCCGCCCGAGCTGCTGGTGGGCAACGCTTCGTCCGACGATGCGGCAGTGTATCGGCTCAACGACCAGCAGGCGATCGTCGCCACCACCGATTTCTTTACCCCGATCGTCGACGACCCCACCGATTTTGGCCGCATCGCCGCCACCAACGCCATCAGCGACATCTACGCCATGGGCGCGACGCCGATCATGGCGCTGGCGATCGTCGGCATGCCGCTCGACAAACTCGCGCCTGAAGTGATCGGCCAGATTCTTGAAGGCGGCGCCAGTGTGTGCCGCGAGGCGGGCATTCCGATTGCCGGCGGGCACTCCATCGATGTGCTCGAACCCATCTACGGGCTGGTGGCGCTGGGCATCGTGCACCCCGACCGCGTGTTGCGCAACGACACCGCCCGCGCCGGCGATGTGCTGATCCTCGGCAAGCCGCTGGGCGTCGGTGTGCTCTCCGCCGCGCTCAAGAAAGGCCAACTCGACGCCGACGGCTACGCCTGCATGATCGACACCACCACCCGTCTCAACACCCCGGGGCCGACGCTGGCTCAGATCGATGGCGTGCATGCGGTGACCGACGTGACCGGCTTCGGTCTGGCCGGGCATTTGCTGGAAATGTGTCGTGGCTCGGGCCTGGCGGCTGATGTGGCGTTTGGCGACATTCCTCTGATCGACGCCGCGGTGGGTTTTGCCCAGGCCGGTGTGGTGACCGGCGCCTCGCGCCGCAACTGGGCCGGCTATGGCAGTGATGTCCGTTTGGGCGATGGCCTCGGCGCATGGCAGCAGGCCCTGCTGACCGATCCGCAAACCAGTGGCGGCCTGCTCGTCGCCTGCGATCCGGCGTCGGTCGATCAGGTGCTCGCGGTGTTCCGTACGCAGGGCTTTGGCAGCGCGGCCGTGATTGGCCAGATGAACGCCGGCACACCGACTGTTCAGGTACGCTGA
- the mnmH gene encoding tRNA 2-selenouridine(34) synthase MnmH — translation MKKGSATVAQLSEFDEIIDVRSPAEFADDHIPGAVNMPVLDDEQRARVGTIYKQVSPFEARRIGGALVAENLARHLHAHFQDKPKHWRPLVYCWRGGQRSGAFVTWLRMVGWDACQLEGGYKNFRRLVIDALDTRPTTFDFRIICGPTGSAKTRILEALAAAGAQMLDLEGLASHKGSVLGALPGIAQPTQKHFETAIYAALSRFSPARPVYVEAESRKIGRVHVPTALIEAMRAAPCIAIDATREARIDFLLRDYAYLGDDVADLQFKLGCLNRIVSKDTLERWQGYAAAHDLPALFTELIDQHYDPLYKRSQNGNYQRFGEAIRVPADDLSPAGIAAIAEAILATRPQAEVSG, via the coding sequence ATGAAAAAAGGCAGCGCGACCGTAGCACAGCTTTCCGAGTTTGACGAGATCATCGATGTGCGCTCGCCGGCCGAGTTCGCGGACGATCATATCCCCGGCGCGGTGAACATGCCGGTGCTGGACGACGAACAGCGCGCCCGCGTGGGCACCATCTACAAGCAGGTCTCGCCCTTCGAAGCGCGGCGCATTGGCGGCGCGCTGGTGGCCGAGAACCTGGCCCGCCATCTGCACGCGCACTTTCAGGACAAACCCAAACACTGGCGACCGCTGGTGTATTGCTGGCGCGGCGGGCAGCGCAGCGGGGCCTTCGTGACCTGGCTGCGCATGGTCGGCTGGGACGCCTGCCAGCTCGAAGGCGGTTACAAGAACTTCCGCCGCCTGGTGATCGATGCCCTCGACACCCGGCCGACCACATTCGACTTCCGCATCATCTGCGGCCCCACCGGCAGCGCCAAGACACGCATTCTCGAAGCGCTGGCCGCCGCCGGGGCGCAGATGCTCGACCTCGAGGGCCTGGCGTCACACAAGGGCTCGGTGCTGGGGGCGCTGCCCGGTATCGCGCAGCCGACGCAAAAGCACTTCGAGACCGCCATTTACGCCGCCCTGAGCCGTTTCAGCCCAGCGCGCCCGGTGTATGTCGAGGCCGAAAGCCGCAAGATCGGCCGGGTGCATGTCCCCACCGCCCTGATCGAGGCAATGCGCGCCGCGCCGTGCATCGCCATCGATGCCACCCGCGAGGCCCGGATCGACTTCCTCCTGCGCGACTACGCCTACCTGGGCGACGACGTGGCCGACCTGCAGTTCAAGCTCGGCTGCCTGAACCGCATCGTCTCGAAAGACACACTCGAACGCTGGCAGGGCTATGCCGCCGCGCACGACTTGCCTGCACTGTTCACCGAACTGATCGACCAGCACTACGACCCGCTCTACAAGCGTTCGCAGAACGGCAACTACCAGCGCTTCGGCGAGGCCATCCGCGTTCCGGCAGATGATCTGTCGCCGGCCGGCATTGC